The Novosphingobium sp. Gsoil 351 genome contains the following window.
CTCGGTGCCGCAGGGTTCGCAGCGGGCGGCCTGGTGTGGCTGCGCTTGCCGGAGACGGTAAAACGCTAACTGCAAGGCCCGGTCCTGGCCGCGCGCCAAAATGGACGCGCAAGTGCGTGAATTAGGAGCTGCGACCGACAACACCTTCCTGCCGCGAAGGGGGAACTGGCGGAGAGGGAGGGATTCGAACCCTCGATACGGTTACCCGTATGCCGCATTTCGAGTGCGGTGCATTCGACCACTCTGCCACCTCTCCGCGAGATAAACCGCACGGTTTCCCGGGCGGCGGGCTGGCCGGAAGCGGGCGGTTAGCCCAAGCTCCGGCGCTTGCCAACCCTTTCGCGCCCGCATCCCCGGCCAACCGGCGCAAGCGCCTTGTTTCGCACCCGCGACAATCTATATTCGGGGCATGGACCGCGCGCAGTTCTTTTCCCCGCAGGCCGGCAAGATGGTCGATTCTCCGCCGGTGTCGCATGCCAGCTTCGGCATCGGCGACATCGTGCGCCACCGCATGTTCGATTTCCGCGGGGTGATCTTCGACGTCGATCCGGTCTTCGCCAACAGCGAGGAATGGTACAACTCGATCCCCGCCGAGGTTCGCCCCCACCGCGACCAGCCGTTCTACCACCTCCTCGCCGAAAACGGCGATTCGAGCTACGTCGCCTACGTCAGCCAGCAGAACCTGCTGGACGACGGCGACCTCGGACCGATCGAGCACCCCTCGGTGGCCGAGATGTTCGAGGATTTCGCCGAGGGTAAGTACCGCTTGCGCCGCGATTTGCGGCACTAGCCCAGGATCGCGGCGGGCCTAGGCCCGCGCCTCTTCAACCCCCGCGCTGTTGTGGCGCAGCGCCTTGAGCACAGTATCGACGATCTGCGGGGCGTTGAGCCCGGCGGCGTCGTACTGTTTGTCGGGGGCGTCGTGATCCTGGAACAGGTCGGGCAGGCGCATCGTGCGGATCTTCAGACCGGCATCGACCAGGCCTTCGTCGCTGGCGAGCGTGAGGACGTGCGCGCCGAGGCCGCCGATGCTGCCCTCCTCGACCGTAACGATCACCTCGTGTGTCGTCATCAGGCGGCGGATGAGCTCGGTGTCGAGCGGCTTGGCGAAGCGCAAGTCCGCAACGGTGGTGGATAGCCCGCGCGCTTCGAGTTGATCGGCGGCCTTGAGCGCCTCGCCCAGCCGCGTGCCGAGCGACAGCAGCGCGATCTTCGTCCCCTCGCGCACCACCCGCCCCTTGCCGATCTCGAGCCGCTGCGGAACATCGGGCAGCGCCACGCCGGTGCCGTTGCCGCGCGGATAACGGAAGGCGATCGGACCGCTGTCATGCAGCACGGCGGTGTGGGTCATGTGGACCAGCTCGGCCTCGTCCGCCGCGGCCATCACCACGAAGTTGGGCAGCGTCGCCAGATAGGTCACGTCGAACGAACCGGCATGAGTCGCGCCGTCCGCGCCGACGAGGCCCGCGCGGTCGATCGCGAAGCGCACAGGCAGGTTCTGGATCGCCACGTCGTGGACCACCTGGTCATACGCGCGCTGCAAAAAGGTCGAGTAGATCGCACAAAAAGGCCGCATGCCCTGTGCCGCCAGCCCTGCCGCGAAGGTCACACCGTGCTGTTCGGCGATGCCGACGTCGAAGAATCTCTCGGGATGCGCGGCGGCGAACTTGTCGAGCCCGGTGCCCGAAGGCATCGCCGCTGTGATCGCGCAGATCAACGGATCGGTCTCGGCTTCCTTGGTCAACTGCGCGCCGAAGACGTTCTGGTAGGCCGGCGGGCCCGCCGCACCCTTGACCTGCTGGCCGGTGATCACGTCGAACTTCTGGACGCCATGATACTTGTCGGCGCTGTTTTCCGCAGGGGCATAGCCCTTGCCCTTTTGGGTGACGACGTGGACCAGGCACGGTCCGACCCCGGCGTCGCGCACGTTTTCGAGCACCGGCACGAGCTGGTCGATGTTGTGGCCGTCGATCGGGCCGATGTAATAGAAGCCCAGTTCCTCGAACAGCGTGCCCCCCATCGCCATCCCGCGGGCGAATTCCTCGGCCTTTTCGGCAGCATCGTGGGCGCGGCGCGAGATCTTGCCGAGCGCCTTCTTGGCGAAGTGACGCAGGCCCAGGTATTCGCGCGAAGAGGCCAGCCGGGCAAGATAGCCCGAAAGGCCGCCCACCGGCGGCGCGATCGACATGTCGTTGTCGTTGAGGATCACGACCAGCCGGTTGCCCGCCTGTTCGGCGTTGTTCATCGCCTCATAGGCCATGCCAGCGCTCATCGCGCCGTCGCCGATAACCGCGATCGCGCGACCGGGTCGGTCGCTCAGCTTGTTGGCCACGGCAAAGCCCAGCGCGGCGGAGATCGAGGTCGAGGAATGCGCCGCGCCGAACGGATCGTATTCGCTCTCGCTGCGCTTGGTGAAGCCGGACAGGCCACCACCCTGGCGCAAAGTGCGGATGCGGTTACGGCGGCCGGTGAGAATCTTGTGCGGGTAGGCCTGGTGGCCGACATCCCAGATCAGGCGGTCGCCCGGCGTATCGAACACATAGTGGATCGCCACGGTCAGTTCGACGACCCCGAGGCCGGAGCCGAGATGACCACCGGTGGTCCCCACCGCCGAGATCATTTCCTGGCGCAACTCGTCGGCCAGTGCACGCAACTGGCCGGGCGGGAGCTTGCGCAGATCGGTGGGGGTGTCGATCGTGTCTAGAAGCGGGGTAGCGGGGTTGGCGCTCATCGGCAGGGTCTTACACGCGGGCGATGCGAGTGTCGATTCAACGCCGCGACTTTGCCCCGAACCCCGCCAGTTCGACCAACGCCTGCAATGCGTTAACCCGGTTGCGGTCTGCCCTCGGAGGAGCACCGGCGGGACACTCGAGGCAGTAGGCCTGAATTCCGCCCTGCCCGCTTAACAACGCCACATCGTGTACCAGCCGCTCGGCCAGCGCCGCCTGCTGCGCGGCGACGATCCCGCCGATTCCGCCCGAGCTGGCGCGAGAATCGTCGTCGTCGCGTTCGAGCAGCCGGACCAATAGCGTGCGGAAGGTATCGTCTTCCTCTCCCAGGTATTTCGGATGCCACTCGCCATCGCCGAGCTTGGCAGCCTTGGCGGCGTAGGCGAGCGCGTCTTCCATCCCGCCGAGTTGATCGACCAGGCCGAGCTGGCGCGCCGTGCCGCCGTCCCAAATGCGCCCTTGACCGATCGCATCGACCTGTTCGGGGGTCTTGCCGCGCGATTGGCCGACCAGGCCGATGAACCGCCGATAGCCGTTCTCGATCGTCGCCTGGACCAGTCCTTCGACTTGCGGGTTGAGGCCGCCGAAGACATCCGGCTGACCCGAGAGCGGACTGGTCTTGACCCCGTCGCTGGTCACCCCCCAGTTCGCCAGTGCGTTCTCGAAGGTCGGGATGATCCCGAAGATGCCGATCGACCCCGTGATCGTGCTGGGTTCGGCGAAGATGTGCGTGCCCGGCGTGGAGACCCAATACCCGCCCGAAGCGGCCAGGTTGCCCATCGAGACGACCACCGGGATGCCCTTGGCCTTTTGGCGCAGGATCGCAGTGCGGATGCGTTCGGAGGCGAGCACCGAACCGCCGGGCGAATCGACCCGCACCACCAGCGCGGCCAGATCGTCGTCGAGCGCCTCGTCGAGCGCCTTGGCGATCCGGTCTCCGCCCGCCTGGCCCGGCCCGGCGTCTCCATCGACGATCTCGCCGGCGATGGTGATCACCCCGATCGGCTTGCCCGCGGTGTTCTCGTCGAGATCGGCGAGCCAGGGATCGAGATCGGTCTTGCGAAACTCGCCGACCCGTCCGCCGATCTCTGGGCCGACCAGTTTGGCGACGCGCTGGCCGAACGCGGTGCGGTCGCCCAGATGATCGACCAACCCGGCCTGGACCGCGGCCGCGCCGGTGTCTCCGCCCGCGGCCTGGAGCCAGGCGGCAGGGTCCTTGGTCGGCAGGTCGAGGTTGGCCTTGGGCCGCGCGCGCGCGATGTTGGCGCGGTAGTCGTCCCACAGCCGGGCATAGACCGCGCCAAGCGCTTCGGCTGCCTCGGGCGACTGGTCGGCGCGGATATAAGGTTCGACCGCGCTCTTGTAGGTGCCGACCTTGAATACGTGGACGTTGATCTTCAGCCGGTCGAGCAGGTTCTTGTAGTACAGCCGGTTGCCGCCCGGCCCTGCTACCACCGCGCCGCCCAGCGGATCGGCCCAGACCTCGCTGGCGTGCGCGGCGAGCAGCATCGAACCGTCCGTGTAGGCGATCGCATGCGCCAGCACGGGCTTTTTCGCGGCGCGTACCGTGTCGAGCGCAGCGCCGATCCGTTCGAGATGAACCTGGCCCGCACCGGTGAACTCGTCGAGATCGAGCACGACCGCCTTGATCCGCTCGTCCTTGGCCGCGGCCTCGATCGCGCGGACCACGTCGCGTTCGCGGAATTGTTTGGCCGGCGTGCCCTGGCCGAGCAACATCTTGAACGGATCGACCTTGGCCGGTTCCTCGACGATCGACCCGTCGAGCTTGAGCAACAGCGCGCCGTCGCGCACCAGGCCGGGATTGGGACGGAGCGTGAGCACCGCATAGAGCGCCCAGAAGAACAGCAGCAGGAACAGGAGCGCGAACGCATCCTTGATCCCGACCAGGATCGCCCAGACCTTGCGTGCGAAAATCATCTTCTGCCAAATCCTAACACTTCTGGGGCGATGTAGGTGGAGCGAGGCTGGCGCGCCACCCGAATCCGCTTGAGCGACCCATGCGGCTCGACTAGGGGCATCGCTTTAATGCCATCGCCGGAAACACCCGTCGTCGGACGCTACCCAAGCGGGCGCGCCGCGTTCCCGCACCGTGACCTGCTGGGCATCGGCAGCCTGGCCCGGCATGAGATTCTCTACCTGCTCGACGAGGCGGAAGAGTGGGTCGCGCTCAACAAGCAGGCCTCCAAGCACGCCGACCGGCTGGCCGGGCTGACGATCATCAATGCGTTCTTCGAGAATTCCACCCGGACGCTGCTGAGTTTCGAGATCGCGGGCAAGCGGCTGGGCGCCGACGTGGTCAACATGCACGCCGCGCAATCGAGCGTGAAGAAGGGCGAGACGCTGATCGACACCGCGCTGACCCTGGGGGCGATGCGTGCCGACGCGATCGTTATCCGCCACGCCAGCAGCGGCGCGGTGCGGCTGATCGCGGACAAGGTCGATTGCCCGGTGCTCAACGCGGGCGACGGCCAGCACGAACACCCGACGCAAGGCTTGCTTGATGCGCTGACCATCCGTCATGCGCTGAACCGGCCCGCGGGAAGCGATCTCAACGGGCTGCAGGTCACGATCTGCGGCGATATTCTCCACAGCCGGGTGGCGCGATCGAATATCCTGTGCCTGACCGCGCTTGGCGCCGATGTGCGCGTCTGCGCGCCGCCCGCGCTGATGCCCGACGGGGTCGATGCGATGGGAGTCGCGCCGTTCCACGACTTTGATGCCGCCTTGAAGGGCGCCGAAGTGGTGATGATGCTGCGGCTCCAGCAAGAGCGGATGAGCGGCCAGTTCATCCCTAGCCCGCGCGAATACCGCCATCTCTACGGGCTGACGCTCGATCGCCTAGGCCGCGCCGCGCCGGGGGCGTTGGTGATGCACCCGGGGCCTATGAACCGCGGGGTGGAGATCGATTCCAACGTCGCGGATCTGACTGGCAAGGAGGGGGGCGGACGCTCGCTGATCACCCGCCAGGTCGAAAACGGCGTGGCGATCCGCATGGCCTGTCTCGACGTGCTGACCCGCAGACGCCGCGGCGTAGAGGGCTGGGCATGAGCATCGCCGCGCCGCTCACGATCGTCAACGGTCGGCTGGTGTTGCCGACGGGCGAGCCTCGTCCGGGCGCGATCCGCTGCGAGAACGGCGTCGTCGTCGCGCTCGACGGTTCGGTCGTCGCGCGCGATGGCGATACCGTCGTCGATGCCAAGGGCGCGCTGGTCGCGCCCGCGTTGATCGACCTGGGGGTGTTCGCGATCGACCGCCCGGCGTTCCACTTCGGCGGTATCGTCCGCGCCGCGCTGATGCCCGACGAGACCCCGCCCCTCGACCATCCGGCGCGGGTGCGGTTCGCGGCGCAATCGGGCAAGCCCGACTTGTGGGTGCATCCGCTCGCCGCCGCCACCAGGGGCCTCGAGGGTCGCGAACTCGCCGAGCTGGCGCTGATGCGCGAGGCGGGGGCAAGGGCTGTCGCCACCGGGCGCAAGTGGGTGGCGGACAGCGGGGTGATGCTGCGGCTGCTGCGTTATGCGGCGATGCTCGATCTGGTGGTAGTGACCCATGCGGAAGATGCCGGACTGACCGGCGAGGCGGTGGCGACCGCGGGCGAGATGGCGACGCGGCTGGGCCTGCCCTCCGCCCCCGCCGAAGCCGAAGCGCTGGCGGTGGCGCGTGACATCGCGCTGGCCGAGTTGGCCGGCGCCAAGCTGCATATCCGCCAGGTGACGACCGCGGCCGGTCTCGCGCTGGTTCGGGCGGCCAAACTGCGCGGCGTGGCGGTCACTGCGGGAGTGACTCCGGCGCACTTCATGCTCAGCGACCTGGAACTTGCCGATTTTCGCACTTTCGCGCGTTTGTCGCCGCCACTGAGATGCGACTGGGAGCGTCGCGCGGTGATCGCGGCCATCGCCGACGGGACGATCGACGTCATCGCCAGCGGCCACGATCCGCGCGGACCCGAGGACAAGCGCCTGCCCTTCGCCGATGCCGCGCCGGGGATGGCGGGGGCCGAGACGCTGCTGTCGCTGACCCTGACGCTGGTCCGCGACGGGGTGATCGACCTCGCCCGCGCCTTCGCGCTGCTTGCGGCCAATCCGGCGCGTTTGCTGGGGGTCGACGCGGGCGAACTGCGCGGCGGCGCCGAAGCCGATCTCGCGATCGTCGATCCGGCCAAGCCGTGGATCGTGGATTCGGACAAGATGGCCGCCGCGGCGGGCAACACCCCGTTCGACAAGCGCCCTGTGGAAGGCCGCGTCGTCGCCCTGTTCAAGGGCGGCGCGGCGGTCGGCTAGGTCAGCGCCGCAGCCCGCGCATCACCGCGCCCGCGCCCTGGATTTCGGCGCGCTTGACCAGGCAGGCGCCGCCCCGCGACTTGACCCTGGCGCACATCGCCGCTGCATCGGCATAGCTACCGAAGCCGGTGGCGGCGACGCGCCACACGGGCACGTCGTTGACCATGGCGGTGGTCGTAACCGACTTATAGCCCTTGAGCGCAGGAGTACGGCGGGTGAACTTGCCCCAGCCCTCCTTGGCGATCGCCGGATTGGTGTACGACCCAAGCTGGACCCAGTGCGATCCGCCCGAGACGGCGTTGGCGATCGCGGTCATCCCGGCCAGGCCCTTGCCCCTGCCGGGCTGCGCAACCTTGCGCGGATCGCTGACGAATTTGGTGCGCATGGCCTTGCCCGCGAAGGGGGAAGAGGCCGCCGACCGCGCCGGGGCGGAAATCGTGGCGAACGCGGGGGCATCGCTGGCGACGAGCGAGGGCGCGCGATCGAGTGCGGCAAGCGTGACCGGCTGAGCGACCGGAGCCGCGGCAGGAGCCGCAACCGCAGGAAGCTCGGCCTGGGCCATCGCAGGCGGGGCCGGTTGCGGCGCCACCTGAGCGGCGGGCTCGGCCGCGGCCACCACCTGGGCTTGCGCCTCGGCGGCCAGTTCGCTCGAACCCGGGAAGTTGGCCAGCGCCAGCGCCTGCGGCTGACCCGCATCGCTGCTCGGGGTCACGCCGAGCAGGTGCGCCACGCGCTTCACGGCGTCTTCGGGGCGGCCCATCTCGGCCCATTCGCCGATCCGGTCGGAGACCTTGTCCGCGGGCAGGTCCTGCGCGACCATCAGCCGCGCCTCGCGCCAGCGGCCGTCAAGGGCGAAGGCAAAGGCCAGGTTCTGGCGGATCTTGGCGTCGTTTTCGCCGTTGCGCAGCGCGTCGGACAGCACTTGCACGCCCCGCGCCGGTTCGCCGGCCAGCGCGTAGGCAAGCCCGAGGTCGCCAGCGGGGATGGTGTTGCGCCAGTCGTGGAGCAGTTCCACCGCGGCGGCGTTGTTGCCGTTGGCGGTTTCCGCCAAGGCCAGCCCGAGCACGGTTGCGGCGCTCTCGTCGCCCAGGTTCAAGGCATCGTCGTACGATTGCGCAGCCGAGGCGAAGCGTCCGGCGGCGAGGTAGGCGGCCGCCAGCGAGGCGCGCGCGGCGGCGTCGCGCGGCGACGCCAGCACGGCCTTTTCGGCCTTGACGACAGCCTTGCTGCCCTCGCCCGATAGCGGCTTGGCGGCATAGCTCGAAGGCCGGGCCCCGCCATCCGAGGCGCATCCGCTGAGCAATCCGACGGCGATGGCAGCGGTCGATGCGAGCTTGAGGATCGTGGTGCGAGTCCCGGTCATTGTAGTTTCCCCCGGAGTTCCGTGTGTCGAAAAAATGTCAGCGGCGCCGGACGCGCTTGGCCAGGTCGTCGAGTTCGGGCAGTTCCTCGAGCAGGCGGTCGAGCGCCTGGGTCACGAGCTGCTGGGCGCTGCGGCCCTGCATGGTGCAGGCCAGCCGCAGCTTGAGATGGCGAACCTCGTCGACCCGCAAGGTGAACGCGGCGCGGCGGCCGTCGGCAAGCGCCGAGCGGCGCTCGGCTGCGGCGCTGGCGGATTCGGCCTTGCCTGCGGCATCGCGCGCATAGCGGTGCGCGGCGAGCGGGATCAGTGACGAAGGCTCGGACCTGCCCTCGTCTCCGACATGACCAGCCAAAGCGTCCTGCTGGCGCAGCACCTCGGGCATTCCGGCGGTAAGCGGTGATTGCTGCAACTGTTCGTCGGGCGCACCGAACGGAACGACGGTCGAATCGACCGCTTCCTCGCCCATGTCGTCCCAGCCGAGATCTTCGAGATGGTCGGGGTGCGGCGGCAGCGGAACCTCGGTCGAATAATCGACCAGCGGCTGCCACTGGGGCCGCATCGCCGGCTTGGCGCCGCCCTTGCGAGCCAGCAGCGTCGGCGACAGCGACGCAAAGGATTTGGGCTCGCGCATCGACCCGAACCCGTCAGGAACCGGCGACGCGGCGGCCGAAGCCGCCCTGCGGCCGGCTCACCCCGGGCAGCATCGTCACCGATGCCGGCGCCGCGAACACGGTGCGGCGGAAGTTCTTTTCCAGGCGATCGGAGATATAGCCCCACAGTGCCTCGACTTCCTGCGCCGATCGGCCCTTGGGATCGACCTCCATCACGGTGCGGCCATCGATCATCGAGGCTGCGAAATCGGTGCGGTGATGCAGTGTGACGGGAGCGACGGTGCCGTGCTGGCTCAGCGCGACCGCGGCCTCGCTGGTGATCTTGGCCTTGGGGGTGGCGGCGTTGACCACGAAGATCAGAGGCTTGCCGGCGCGCTCGCACAAATCGACCGTGGCGCCGACGGCGCGCAAATCGTGCGGGCTGGGGCGGGTCGGGACGACGATCAGTTCGGCCACCGCGATCACGCTCTGGATCGCCATGGTGATCGCTGGAGGGGTGTCGATCACCGCCAGACGGAAGCCCTGCTGGCGCAGAACCGCGAGGTCTCCGGCCAGGCGTGCCACGGTGGTCTGGGCGAAGGCGGGAAACTCCGCCTCGCGCTCGTTCCACCAATCGGCCAGGCTTCCCTGCGGATCGATGTCGATGAGGACGACGGGACCGGCGCCTGCGCGCTGGGCCTCTACGGCGAGGTGCCCGGACAAGGTCGTCTTGCCCGATCCCCCCTTCTGTGATGCCAATGCCAGAACGCGCAACGTATTGCCCCCTAAATGCCAAGCGGTCCTTTGGAGGCCGGTATCCGTCATCACCCCTAATTTTGGGTTAACGGGCTTCCACGGCATGCGCTTCCACCGCTCGGTGATCTTGAGTGGGCTTCGCTAAGCGCCCGTTTACCATGCCGCCGCTATGGAAGCGTCGTGAACGGCGAGACGACCATGGCGCGGTGGCGGTTGGCGGCAGCGGGAGCGGCACTTGCGGCCCTAGCGGCTTCGCCTGCCGAGGCCGGTGTCAAGGACGGCGTCGAGGCATGGTCTCGCGGCGACTATGCGCGCGCCGCCGCCGAATGGCGCAAGCCCGCCGCCGCGGGCGATGCCGATGCGCAGTTCAACCTGGCCCAGGCCTACAAGCTGGGCAAGGGCGTCCCCCCCGATCTCAAGCGCGCCGAAGACCTCTATTTCAAGGCGGCGCAGCAGGGCCATCTCCAGGCGGCGGACACCTATGGCCTGCTGCTGTTCCAGTCCGGGCGGCGCGAGGCGGCGATGCCGTGGCTGGCGGCTTCGGCCGAGCGCGGCGAGCCCCGCGCCCAATACGTGCTGGGGGTGGCGCGCTACAACGGCGACCTCGTCCCCAGGGACCCGGTCCTCGCCTATGCGCTGATGACTCGCGCCGTCGCCGCCGGACTGGAACCCGCCAAGGCGACGTTGACGACGATGGACCAGACGCTGTCGCTCGAACAGCGTCAACAAGGCGTCGCGCTTGCGGCGGAACTGGAGCGCGAGGCCAGCGCCCAGCGCGCCGCGCAGATGGCTTCGCTGGGGCTCGGAGAGAAGACCGCGCCACTTGCGCCGCCGCCGTGGCCGGAACCGGTGACGGCCGGGGCCGACTACGCCAATCCGGTCGTGGTTTCGCGCCCGGTCCGGGGGGTTGCGCGGGCCTCGATCGTGGCCGTTCCTAACGTCAAAGCCGCTCCTGCTCCCGCGAAGGTCGCGGTCGTCGCGCCTGCCGTTCAACCGGCTGCCGCGCGAGGCAGCGGCACGTGGCGCATCCAGCTCGGCGCGTTCGGCGTTTCGGGGAACGCCCAGGCGCTGTGGGGCAAGCTCAAGGGCAACGCCGCGCTCGGCGGGCGGCAGGCGTTCTTCGTTCCGGCGGGCAGGCTGACCAAGCTCCAGGCCGGGCCATTCGCCAGCCGGGCGGAGGCGCAGACGGCGTGTGGACAGGTCGGCGTGGCGGGGTGCATGCCGGTGGGCTGAACCTTTCCAATCGATCCTTGCCCCTCCCCGTCGTCCCGGCGAAGGGCGGGGCCTAGACAAGCTCTGCAATCGCGATGATCGTGCGGTGACGCAGGGTTGGCTGGGTCCCGGCCTTCGTCGGGGCGACGGGGGATTTTGTGCAAAGTGCAGAACAGTCCCCCTCCCGCCTGATCGCGCTCGATTTCGTGCGGGGCGTCGCGATCCTGGGGATCCTGCTGCTCAACATCGTCGGGTTCGCCTGGCCCGAGATCGTCTATGTCAGCCCTCGCGCGCCGACCGCGCCGGTCAGCATTGCCGACGACTGGACCTGGCTGGCGGTGTTCGTGCTAGCGGACGGCAAGTTTCGCGGCCTGTTCTCGCTGCTGTTCGGGGCGAGCATGCTGCTGTTCGTCGAGCGCGCCGAGGCATCGGGGCGCGACGGCGCGGCCCTCCAGCAGCGGCGGCTGGGGTGGCTGGCGCTGTTCGGCCTCGCCCACTTCTTCCTGCTGTGGTGGGGGGACATCCTGTTCCTCTATGCGGTGTGCGGGTTCTTCGCGCTCGCGTTGCGTCACCTGACCCCGCAGCGCCTCGCGATCGCCGCGCTGACGATCTACGCGATTGGCGCCGTCACCCTCGGCGCGCTGACCGCGGGCGGCGCGGCGCCGTGGCTGGGTTGGGACGATGTCGGCGGCGGGACCGCGGCGAGCATCATCGCCGACTATGGTAACGACGCCCGGGCCGAAATTCCCGCAACGCTGGCGCCGTGGTCAGATCACGTCGCGCACATGCTGCGCGACAACTGGACCGATCCGCTGACCACGGTGGCGATGACCTGGTTCGAGACCATCCCGCTGATGCTGATCGGGATGGCGCTGTTCAAGACGGGGTTATTCGCCGGGATCTGGAAGGCGGCGCGGCTGAAGCGCTGGGCGTGGCGTGGCATCGGCGGCGGGCTGGTGCTGACGCTGCCACTGGCGTGGTGGTTGTGGCGCGAGGACTTCGCCCTGCCGCTGACCCTGTTCGTCTGGCTCGGCCCCGCCGCCGCGGGCCGCCTGGCGAGCACGCTGGGCTATGCCGCATTCGCGGTCGTGCTCGCTCGGCGCTGGGCCGGCAGCGCACTGGGAGGCCGCCTCGTGGCCTGCGGGCGGATGGCGTTCTCCAACTACATCGCGACCTCGCTGGCGATGACCTTCATCTTCCACGGCTGGGGGCTGGGCCTGTTCGCGCGCATCGGCCGGTTCGAGCTGCTCGCGTTCGTCCTGCTCGGCTGGGGGCTGATGCTGGCATGGAGCCGGCCGTGGCTAGCGCGGTTTCGCTTGGGCCCGCTCGAATGGCTGTGGCGCTCGCTCACCTATGGCCGGATCGCGCCGATGCGGAAGCCACTTGCTATTGAAAGTGATTCGCAGTAGTAACCTCTCCATCGAGAGGGCCCGAGCGCATGTACGTCTGCATCTGCAATGCCATCCGCGAAAAGGACCTGCGCGCCGCCGCGCGTTGCTGCCGCGATGGCGCGGAGGACCTCTACGCCCGCCTCGGCCGCACCCCGCAATGCCGCCAGTGCCTCGACGAGGCCGATGATATCGTCGCCGAGGAACGCAGCATGGCGCTTTTGCCCGCCTGATTCCTTGCTCCGCTAGCCGCGCCGGGCCATAACCCCCTCCACCCGGCGCGGCGACCAGGAGCGAGCGATGCAAGGCGACACCAAAGTCATCGAGTACCTCAATCGCGCGCTGACCAACGAGCTGACCGCGATCAACCAGTATTGGCTGCACTATCGCGTGCTCCACCACTGGGGCGTGACCAAACTCGCCGAATACGAGCGTCACGAATCGATCGACGAGATGAAGCACGCCGACACGTTGGCCGAGCGCATCCTGTTCCTCGACGGACTCCCCAACTTCCAGGCGCTGCACAAGCTCAAAGTCGGCGAGACGGTCGAGGAAATCCTCCGCGCCGACCTCGCATTGGAAATGGAGGCGATTCCGTTGCTCAAGGACGCGATCGCCCATGCCGAAAGCGTCCGCGACTACGTGAGCCGCGAGATCTTCGAACGCATCCTCGAAAGCGAGGAGGAACACGTCGATTTCCTCGAGACCCAGTTCGACATGATCGAACGGATGGGGCTGGCCAACTACGTGCAGTTGCAAAGCAAGCCCGCCGAAGCAGGTTAAGGCGCCGCGCTATTTGTCGTCGAACGGGTTCTTCGCGCTGCGCAGCGTCAGCCGCACCGGAACCGCCTCGAACCCCAGCTCGCGGCGGATGCCGTTCACCAAGTAGCGCTGG
Protein-coding sequences here:
- the hspQ gene encoding heat shock protein HspQ, with protein sequence MDRAQFFSPQAGKMVDSPPVSHASFGIGDIVRHRMFDFRGVIFDVDPVFANSEEWYNSIPAEVRPHRDQPFYHLLAENGDSSYVAYVSQQNLLDDGDLGPIEHPSVAEMFEDFAEGKYRLRRDLRH
- the dxs gene encoding 1-deoxy-D-xylulose-5-phosphate synthase; translated protein: MSANPATPLLDTIDTPTDLRKLPPGQLRALADELRQEMISAVGTTGGHLGSGLGVVELTVAIHYVFDTPGDRLIWDVGHQAYPHKILTGRRNRIRTLRQGGGLSGFTKRSESEYDPFGAAHSSTSISAALGFAVANKLSDRPGRAIAVIGDGAMSAGMAYEAMNNAEQAGNRLVVILNDNDMSIAPPVGGLSGYLARLASSREYLGLRHFAKKALGKISRRAHDAAEKAEEFARGMAMGGTLFEELGFYYIGPIDGHNIDQLVPVLENVRDAGVGPCLVHVVTQKGKGYAPAENSADKYHGVQKFDVITGQQVKGAAGPPAYQNVFGAQLTKEAETDPLICAITAAMPSGTGLDKFAAAHPERFFDVGIAEQHGVTFAAGLAAQGMRPFCAIYSTFLQRAYDQVVHDVAIQNLPVRFAIDRAGLVGADGATHAGSFDVTYLATLPNFVVMAAADEAELVHMTHTAVLHDSGPIAFRYPRGNGTGVALPDVPQRLEIGKGRVVREGTKIALLSLGTRLGEALKAADQLEARGLSTTVADLRFAKPLDTELIRRLMTTHEVIVTVEEGSIGGLGAHVLTLASDEGLVDAGLKIRTMRLPDLFQDHDAPDKQYDAAGLNAPQIVDTVLKALRHNSAGVEEARA
- the sppA gene encoding signal peptide peptidase SppA — its product is MIFARKVWAILVGIKDAFALLFLLLFFWALYAVLTLRPNPGLVRDGALLLKLDGSIVEEPAKVDPFKMLLGQGTPAKQFRERDVVRAIEAAAKDERIKAVVLDLDEFTGAGQVHLERIGAALDTVRAAKKPVLAHAIAYTDGSMLLAAHASEVWADPLGGAVVAGPGGNRLYYKNLLDRLKINVHVFKVGTYKSAVEPYIRADQSPEAAEALGAVYARLWDDYRANIARARPKANLDLPTKDPAAWLQAAGGDTGAAAVQAGLVDHLGDRTAFGQRVAKLVGPEIGGRVGEFRKTDLDPWLADLDENTAGKPIGVITIAGEIVDGDAGPGQAGGDRIAKALDEALDDDLAALVVRVDSPGGSVLASERIRTAILRQKAKGIPVVVSMGNLAASGGYWVSTPGTHIFAEPSTITGSIGIFGIIPTFENALANWGVTSDGVKTSPLSGQPDVFGGLNPQVEGLVQATIENGYRRFIGLVGQSRGKTPEQVDAIGQGRIWDGGTARQLGLVDQLGGMEDALAYAAKAAKLGDGEWHPKYLGEEDDTFRTLLVRLLERDDDDSRASSGGIGGIVAAQQAALAERLVHDVALLSGQGGIQAYCLECPAGAPPRADRNRVNALQALVELAGFGAKSRR
- a CDS encoding aspartate carbamoyltransferase catalytic subunit — protein: MPSPETPVVGRYPSGRAAFPHRDLLGIGSLARHEILYLLDEAEEWVALNKQASKHADRLAGLTIINAFFENSTRTLLSFEIAGKRLGADVVNMHAAQSSVKKGETLIDTALTLGAMRADAIVIRHASSGAVRLIADKVDCPVLNAGDGQHEHPTQGLLDALTIRHALNRPAGSDLNGLQVTICGDILHSRVARSNILCLTALGADVRVCAPPALMPDGVDAMGVAPFHDFDAALKGAEVVMMLRLQQERMSGQFIPSPREYRHLYGLTLDRLGRAAPGALVMHPGPMNRGVEIDSNVADLTGKEGGGRSLITRQVENGVAIRMACLDVLTRRRRGVEGWA
- a CDS encoding dihydroorotase family protein; the encoded protein is MSIAAPLTIVNGRLVLPTGEPRPGAIRCENGVVVALDGSVVARDGDTVVDAKGALVAPALIDLGVFAIDRPAFHFGGIVRAALMPDETPPLDHPARVRFAAQSGKPDLWVHPLAAATRGLEGRELAELALMREAGARAVATGRKWVADSGVMLRLLRYAAMLDLVVVTHAEDAGLTGEAVATAGEMATRLGLPSAPAEAEALAVARDIALAELAGAKLHIRQVTTAAGLALVRAAKLRGVAVTAGVTPAHFMLSDLELADFRTFARLSPPLRCDWERRAVIAAIADGTIDVIASGHDPRGPEDKRLPFADAAPGMAGAETLLSLTLTLVRDGVIDLARAFALLAANPARLLGVDAGELRGGAEADLAIVDPAKPWIVDSDKMAAAAGNTPFDKRPVEGRVVALFKGGAAVG